A stretch of the Sulfurimonas sp. HSL-1656 genome encodes the following:
- a CDS encoding flavin reductase family protein — MMETMPIAKAFTLMESGPVVLVTTKDGAKNNIMTISWTMVMDFTPVFAITTGPWNYSFAALQQTRECVIAIPTVDLIDTVVGIGTCSGSDTDKFGKFGLTPLDGGFVGAPLIKECLANIECEVVDIIEKHNIIVLEGVAAWFDHARQEQRALHAVGDGTFIVDGERIDRKRMMRSKLPDGV; from the coding sequence ATGATGGAAACCATGCCGATCGCAAAAGCCTTTACGCTGATGGAATCCGGCCCGGTCGTCCTTGTGACGACCAAAGACGGAGCGAAAAACAACATCATGACCATCTCCTGGACGATGGTCATGGATTTCACGCCGGTGTTCGCCATCACCACGGGGCCCTGGAACTACTCTTTTGCCGCGCTGCAACAAACACGCGAGTGCGTCATTGCGATCCCTACCGTCGACCTTATCGACACGGTCGTCGGCATCGGCACCTGCAGCGGCTCGGATACGGACAAATTCGGGAAATTCGGTCTCACCCCTCTTGACGGGGGATTTGTCGGTGCACCGCTCATCAAAGAGTGCCTGGCGAACATCGAGTGCGAGGTCGTCGATATTATCGAAAAACACAACATCATCGTGCTCGAAGGCGTGGCGGCCTGGTTCGACCATGCCCGACAGGAGCAGCGGGCCCTTCACGCCGTCGGCGACGGTACTTTCATCGTCGACGGCGAAAGAATCGACCGCAAGCGGATGATGCGCTCAAAACTTCCTGACGGCGTCTGA
- a CDS encoding cold-shock protein, with amino-acid sequence MADLKKGTVKWFNSEKGYGFISPEDGGKDVFVHFRQVNRSGYGRVELQEGQEVTFEIGEGQKGPQAENVTPL; translated from the coding sequence TTGGCAGATCTTAAAAAGGGAACCGTTAAGTGGTTCAACAGTGAAAAAGGCTATGGGTTTATCTCCCCTGAAGACGGCGGCAAAGACGTATTTGTACACTTTCGCCAGGTCAACAGAAGCGGTTACGGCCGTGTCGAACTCCAGGAAGGTCAGGAAGTGACTTTCGAGATCGGCGAAGGGCAGAAAGGCCCGCAAGCAGAGAACGTTACTCCGCTTTAA
- a CDS encoding DUF6544 family protein — MTVLTFFLGILALLLVALVLLRYYDYRAEAQEWQRLRSKQPLQPARFDPVMVTELPVAAQRYFAYTIAPGTPLLNVAEIDMKGRFSLKPPEYLPMEARQILALPHGFVWKMHLIGGLPVSGSDTGSWTRFRILGLVPVARAGGEADHTRSAFGRYVIEALFWTPAALLPGPGITWESVSENVARVTVTKGELSQAVEITLGDDGRPVEVSMMRWSNANPQKTYRLQPFGGTLSDFRDVSGYRLPFRVEGGNMFGTGEYFPFYKAEVTAIRFPSPSPLQ, encoded by the coding sequence ATGACTGTGCTCACCTTTTTCCTCGGCATCCTGGCCCTGCTGCTCGTCGCCCTCGTGCTGCTGCGCTACTATGACTACCGTGCGGAAGCGCAAGAATGGCAGCGGCTGCGCTCAAAACAGCCCCTCCAGCCTGCGCGTTTCGACCCGGTAATGGTCACGGAGCTGCCCGTTGCGGCGCAGCGTTACTTCGCCTATACCATCGCTCCCGGCACGCCCCTGCTAAACGTCGCCGAGATCGACATGAAGGGGCGGTTCAGCCTCAAGCCGCCCGAGTACCTGCCCATGGAAGCCCGGCAGATCCTCGCCCTGCCCCACGGGTTTGTCTGGAAGATGCACCTCATCGGCGGCCTGCCCGTTTCCGGTTCCGATACGGGCAGCTGGACGCGCTTCAGGATACTGGGGCTCGTGCCCGTCGCCCGGGCGGGCGGCGAGGCGGACCATACCCGCTCCGCCTTCGGCCGCTACGTCATCGAGGCCCTCTTCTGGACCCCGGCGGCCCTGCTGCCCGGACCGGGCATCACATGGGAGTCGGTAAGCGAAAACGTCGCCCGCGTCACCGTAACAAAGGGCGAGCTTTCACAGGCAGTGGAGATCACGCTGGGCGACGACGGACGGCCCGTTGAAGTCTCCATGATGCGCTGGAGCAATGCCAACCCGCAAAAAACGTACCGGCTGCAGCCCTTCGGCGGGACGCTGTCGGATTTCCGCGACGTCTCCGGTTACCGCCTCCCCTTCAGGGTCGAAGGGGGCAATATGTTCGGCACCGGTGAATACTTCCCCTTTTACAAGGCGGAAGTCACGGCGATCCGTTTCCCTTCACCCTCGCCGCTGCAGTGA
- a CDS encoding GNAT family N-acetyltransferase, producing the protein MPYRVIDVNRKEYLDSIAQIGDAKSRGFADQALRWWDRHYSWNAEGSVILTDETGEHLCYLFYKIDRYREYLTIHNLLTPLCHRRHGYAMMLLQWVFELAVHLHVRRFKAVCVPQSLDFYLSLGFCYWGLTPTRDYYCNLPVPAEGLDGLREMVESASAETLAGPALQSIHDRVADNDAALDMAQQDLHDAGLAKLQGAYMQTELIACMEEAEEKKTAR; encoded by the coding sequence ATGCCTTACCGTGTTATCGATGTCAACCGAAAAGAGTACCTTGATTCCATCGCGCAGATCGGCGATGCGAAGAGCAGGGGGTTTGCCGACCAGGCGCTGCGGTGGTGGGACCGCCACTACAGCTGGAATGCCGAGGGGAGCGTCATACTCACGGATGAAACGGGTGAACATCTTTGCTACCTCTTCTACAAGATCGACCGCTATCGCGAGTATCTGACCATCCATAATCTTTTGACCCCGCTGTGCCACCGGCGGCACGGTTACGCGATGATGCTGCTGCAGTGGGTGTTCGAACTGGCCGTGCATCTGCATGTCCGGCGTTTCAAAGCGGTCTGCGTCCCCCAGTCGCTCGATTTTTACCTCTCTTTGGGGTTTTGCTACTGGGGGCTGACGCCGACGCGGGATTACTACTGCAACCTGCCGGTTCCCGCCGAGGGGCTCGACGGTCTGCGGGAGATGGTCGAGTCCGCTTCGGCTGAAACCCTGGCCGGGCCGGCGCTTCAGAGCATCCACGACCGGGTCGCGGACAACGACGCGGCGCTGGACATGGCCCAGCAGGACTTGCATGACGCCGGGCTGGCTAAGCTCCAGGGTGCCTATATGCAGACGGAACTGATTGCATGTATGGAAGAGGCAGAAGAGAAAAAAACCGCGCGCTAG
- a CDS encoding DEAD/DEAH box helicase produces the protein MSFSTLGLSEPLLRAVADTGYTEPTPIQAQAIPVVLGGKDLLAGAQTGTGKTAGFTLPMLQLLSQATPSKGKRPVRALVLTPTRELAAQVGQSVETYGKYLKLNSTVIFGGVNINPQINKLRGGVDIVVATPGRLLDHANQKNIDLSRIELLILDEADRMLDMGFIHDIKKVLKLVPKKAQKLLFSATFSDEIKTLADGLLHNPELIEVARRNTTSERVAQVVYPVKQDRKRALLSTLINTNGWEQVLVFTRTKHGANRLCKQLTSDGIPSEAIHGNKTQNARTKALAAFKERRVRVLVATDIAARGIDIDQLPHVVNFELPNVPEDYVHRIGRTGRAGNEGEAVSLVCAEEADYLRNIEKLIKASIPQKSVEGFETRLPEKTKSAAKPKTNSSSNKRPARNGNERTDAKPRQGQRDKKRNAQNDRRKEQPMRAEDVAAYLSQMKAGAR, from the coding sequence ATGTCATTTTCAACACTGGGCTTGTCAGAGCCTCTTTTGCGTGCTGTCGCCGATACCGGCTACACTGAACCCACCCCCATCCAGGCACAGGCGATCCCCGTCGTGCTCGGCGGGAAAGATCTCCTTGCCGGCGCCCAGACGGGCACGGGCAAAACGGCGGGCTTTACCCTGCCGATGCTGCAGCTGCTCTCGCAAGCGACGCCCTCCAAGGGCAAACGTCCCGTCCGTGCACTGGTGTTGACGCCGACACGTGAACTGGCCGCACAGGTGGGGCAGAGCGTCGAAACCTACGGCAAGTACCTGAAGCTGAACTCGACGGTGATTTTCGGCGGGGTCAACATCAACCCGCAGATCAATAAACTGCGCGGCGGCGTGGACATCGTCGTCGCGACGCCGGGGCGCCTGCTCGACCATGCGAACCAGAAGAACATCGACCTTTCGCGCATCGAGCTGCTGATCCTCGACGAAGCGGACCGCATGCTCGACATGGGGTTTATCCACGACATCAAGAAGGTGCTCAAGCTCGTCCCGAAAAAGGCGCAGAAGCTGCTCTTCTCCGCCACCTTCTCCGACGAGATCAAGACGCTGGCCGACGGCCTGCTGCACAATCCTGAACTCATCGAGGTCGCCCGCCGCAACACGACGTCCGAACGCGTCGCGCAGGTCGTCTACCCGGTCAAACAGGACCGCAAGCGCGCACTGCTCTCCACGCTGATCAACACCAACGGCTGGGAGCAGGTCCTCGTTTTCACGCGGACCAAGCACGGGGCGAACCGCCTGTGCAAGCAATTGACATCAGACGGTATCCCCTCCGAGGCGATCCACGGCAACAAGACACAGAACGCACGCACCAAAGCGCTGGCGGCCTTTAAGGAACGCCGGGTCCGTGTCCTGGTCGCGACGGACATCGCGGCGCGCGGGATCGATATCGACCAGTTGCCGCACGTCGTCAATTTCGAGCTGCCGAACGTGCCCGAGGACTATGTGCACCGCATCGGCCGGACCGGCCGTGCCGGCAACGAAGGGGAGGCCGTTTCACTGGTCTGCGCCGAAGAGGCCGATTACCTGCGCAACATCGAGAAGCTGATCAAAGCGTCAATTCCGCAAAAGAGTGTCGAAGGGTTCGAAACCCGGTTGCCCGAAAAGACGAAATCTGCAGCCAAACCGAAAACGAACAGTTCCTCCAACAAGCGGCCGGCACGCAACGGTAACGAGCGTACCGATGCCAAGCCGCGCCAGGGGCAGCGTGATAAAAAGCGCAACGCACAGAATGACCGCCGTAAAGAACAGCCGATGCGTGCGGAAGATGTCGCAGCCTATCTCTCGCAGATGAAAGCGGGAGCGCGCTGA
- a CDS encoding putative nucleotidyltransferase substrate binding domain-containing protein, whose product MSIFDQKQLLASMHPFDLLSSRALDNVMAQMDIAYYPQETVLVSPNVPAECLYIIIKGSVHEWLGEELTDVYGAMDSFDADALIYGKTDKRFVVHEDLICYELPKQVFLDLIQDHDAFKHFYLEDFVTKHEQLKMLKQQNDLTPFMVARIGDIYLHTPCIVAGETPIAEAVRRMEAMKSPAILVEGEEGYGIVTDTDLRRSVLMGAVEASAAIGTIATRPLITIEKQDFLFNALLQFTAHHIKRIAVTDGGSVVGILEQLDLLSFFASHSYLVAMQVEKADSIAALQRIGEEMVNLIRSLHTKGVKVRYITKLVNALNTKIYRKVFEFCVAPEHRDDCALIVMGSEGRGEQILRTDQDNGLIIREGCGKDFAEEMAAMNDALRQLGFPDCPGNVMVTNPQWRRPLGAYQSDIDGWVGSMDEAALQNLDIFLDARCVAGNAELLERAKQYLYGRFEGRDDVLAHMAKAALSFETPLSLFSGLVVERSQGNTLNLKKGGIFAIVHGIRVLALQKKIRETNTFERIKQLNNIGVFDKTFSAELMEAYDTLLSIRLRARLARPGDEWMLNEVRPGELDKLERDLLKDSFKVVNALKKLLTYHFHLNMVM is encoded by the coding sequence ATGAGCATATTCGACCAGAAGCAGCTTTTGGCGTCGATGCACCCCTTTGACCTGTTGTCATCGCGGGCGCTGGACAACGTCATGGCGCAGATGGATATCGCCTACTATCCGCAGGAGACGGTACTGGTCTCGCCCAACGTCCCAGCGGAGTGCCTCTACATCATCATCAAAGGCAGCGTGCATGAGTGGCTGGGCGAGGAGCTGACCGACGTCTACGGGGCGATGGACAGCTTCGACGCCGACGCCCTCATCTACGGCAAAACGGACAAACGCTTCGTCGTGCACGAAGATCTCATCTGCTACGAACTCCCCAAACAGGTCTTTCTCGATCTCATCCAGGACCACGACGCCTTCAAACACTTCTACCTCGAAGACTTTGTCACCAAGCACGAACAGCTCAAAATGCTCAAGCAGCAGAACGACCTGACACCGTTCATGGTGGCGCGCATCGGGGATATCTACCTGCATACGCCCTGCATCGTCGCGGGTGAGACCCCCATTGCGGAGGCGGTGCGCCGGATGGAGGCGATGAAGAGCCCGGCGATCCTCGTCGAAGGCGAAGAGGGCTACGGTATCGTGACCGATACGGACCTGCGCCGAAGCGTCCTGATGGGTGCTGTCGAGGCCTCCGCCGCGATCGGGACCATCGCCACCCGCCCGCTGATCACCATCGAAAAACAGGACTTCCTCTTTAACGCGCTGCTGCAGTTCACCGCGCACCACATCAAACGGATCGCCGTGACGGACGGGGGCAGTGTCGTCGGTATCCTCGAGCAGCTCGACCTGCTCAGCTTCTTCGCCAGCCACTCCTACCTGGTGGCGATGCAGGTGGAGAAAGCCGACAGCATCGCGGCGCTTCAGCGCATCGGCGAAGAGATGGTCAACCTGATCCGTTCCCTGCACACCAAGGGGGTCAAGGTCCGCTATATCACCAAACTGGTCAATGCCCTCAATACGAAGATCTACCGCAAGGTGTTCGAGTTCTGCGTCGCGCCGGAGCACCGGGACGACTGCGCCCTTATAGTGATGGGGAGCGAAGGGCGCGGCGAGCAGATCCTGCGCACCGACCAGGACAACGGCCTCATTATCCGCGAGGGGTGCGGGAAGGATTTTGCCGAAGAGATGGCCGCGATGAACGACGCTCTGCGGCAGCTCGGCTTCCCCGACTGCCCGGGCAACGTCATGGTCACCAACCCTCAGTGGCGCCGCCCGCTGGGTGCGTACCAGTCCGATATCGACGGTTGGGTCGGCTCGATGGACGAGGCGGCGCTGCAGAACCTCGACATCTTCCTGGATGCGCGCTGCGTCGCCGGGAACGCGGAGCTCCTGGAACGTGCCAAACAGTACCTCTACGGCCGCTTTGAGGGGCGTGACGACGTCCTGGCCCATATGGCGAAGGCGGCACTGAGCTTCGAAACACCGCTGAGCCTCTTTTCGGGGCTGGTCGTCGAACGCAGCCAGGGCAACACGCTGAACCTGAAAAAAGGGGGCATCTTCGCCATCGTCCACGGCATCCGCGTCCTGGCGCTGCAGAAGAAGATCCGCGAGACGAACACCTTCGAGCGGATCAAGCAGCTCAACAATATCGGGGTGTTCGACAAGACCTTCTCGGCGGAGCTGATGGAGGCGTATGACACGCTGCTCTCGATCAGGCTGCGGGCCCGCCTGGCACGCCCCGGCGACGAATGGATGCTCAACGAGGTCCGTCCCGGTGAGCTCGACAAGCTGGAGCGGGACCTGCTCAAGGACAGTTTCAAGGTCGTCAATGCCCTCAAGAAACTGCTGACCTATCACTTCCACCTGAACATGGTGATGTGA
- a CDS encoding DMT family transporter, protein MKKYSVYLLVGLCVLFWSGNFILGRFVRDDVQPLELAFFRWAFVCLMLLPAFYHVSLRNVLKLVREHFIVTSVLAILSVTFFNTILYTALQTTTATNALLINSSVPIMILILSAMMLKHDVSGRQVAGIALSTAGVVFLILKGDFGSVSALSLNHGDFWMLASSLSWALYSVLFKLKPAGYSSAELFMANMYLGFLYLLPIYLAQGYTFHAEAVLLENYWAYFIYVSLFASILSYIFWNKGIDVLGAAKTGQFAHLMPLFGAILAYIFLGETLQFYHVVGALLIGTGIYVSLFSAKPVVPGK, encoded by the coding sequence ATGAAAAAGTACAGCGTCTATCTCCTTGTCGGCCTCTGCGTGCTTTTCTGGTCCGGCAACTTTATTCTCGGCCGTTTTGTCCGGGATGACGTGCAGCCGCTGGAACTGGCCTTTTTCCGCTGGGCCTTCGTCTGCCTCATGCTGCTGCCGGCGTTCTACCATGTCAGCCTCCGTAATGTCCTGAAGCTGGTCCGCGAACACTTCATCGTGACATCCGTGCTGGCCATCCTCAGCGTGACGTTTTTCAATACCATCCTTTACACCGCCCTGCAGACGACGACGGCGACCAACGCACTGCTTATCAACTCCAGCGTCCCCATCATGATCCTGATCCTCTCGGCGATGATGCTCAAGCACGACGTGAGCGGGCGCCAGGTCGCAGGCATCGCGCTGTCGACGGCGGGGGTTGTTTTCCTGATCCTCAAAGGCGATTTCGGAAGCGTCTCGGCGCTAAGTCTCAACCACGGCGACTTCTGGATGCTGGCGAGTTCGCTGTCGTGGGCGCTCTACTCGGTCCTTTTCAAACTGAAACCCGCGGGCTACAGCAGCGCGGAGCTCTTTATGGCCAATATGTACCTGGGCTTCCTCTACCTGCTGCCGATCTACCTGGCGCAGGGCTATACGTTCCACGCGGAGGCCGTGCTGCTTGAAAACTACTGGGCATACTTCATCTACGTCTCGCTCTTTGCCTCGATCCTCTCCTATATCTTCTGGAACAAGGGGATCGACGTCCTCGGTGCGGCGAAAACGGGGCAGTTCGCCCACCTCATGCCGCTTTTCGGCGCCATTCTGGCCTACATTTTCCTTGGCGAAACCCTGCAGTTCTACCACGTTGTCGGGGCGCTTCTGATCGGAACGGGGATTTACGTTTCGCTGTTTTCGGCGAAACCTGTGGTGCCGGGGAAATAG
- the acs gene encoding acetate--CoA ligase, whose amino-acid sequence MSDTTVKPVFQPNREFAKTARIKNMCEYKELASWAEEDYEGFWDHFAKEKIDWFEPYGKVLDDSNMPFVKWFEGGKLNVAHQCIDRHLDSRKNKAAIIFEGDRGDKQIVTYLELYYNVNKMANLLKKEFGIKKGDRVVIYMPMILEAAYAMLACTRIGAIHSIVFGGFSAEALRDRVIDAEAKLVITADGAFRKDKPYMLKPVVDKALESGCECVEKVLVVQRNGEDVEWKAGRDYSYNEMIDQQSAVCESEPMDAEDPMFLLYTSGSTGKPKGVQHNTAGYILWAQMTMEWVFDVKENDTYWCTADIGWITGHTYIVYGPLAMGATTLMFEGVPTYPDAGRPWKMVEEYKINQFYTAPTAIRVLHKTGAEEPKKYDLSSLKVLGTVGEPIDPPAWKWYYEEIGGSKCAIVDTYWQTETGGHIVTPLPGATPIKPACATLPLPGIMGEILDPQTGKKVGAGESGYMCVTKPWPSMIRGVWGDPERFVKSYFGDVKKDGEPVYFTGDGANYDEDGYITITGRTDDVINVSGHRMGTAEVEAACKKHSNVAEVAVVGKPHDIKGESIFAYIVLKGEESMAEDVEMSKEINNVIKTEIGNIAVCDDIAFVPGLPKTRSGKIMRRILRSIAKGEAITQDTSTLEDPSVVEKIQEVVNACRV is encoded by the coding sequence ATGAGTGATACAACAGTCAAACCGGTTTTTCAGCCAAACCGCGAGTTTGCCAAAACGGCACGCATCAAGAACATGTGCGAATACAAAGAACTGGCGTCATGGGCCGAAGAGGATTACGAAGGGTTCTGGGACCACTTCGCGAAAGAGAAGATTGACTGGTTCGAGCCGTACGGCAAAGTGCTCGACGACAGCAACATGCCTTTTGTCAAATGGTTCGAAGGCGGAAAACTGAACGTCGCGCACCAGTGTATCGACCGTCATCTCGACTCCCGCAAGAACAAAGCGGCGATCATTTTCGAAGGGGACCGCGGCGACAAGCAGATCGTCACCTACCTTGAGCTCTACTACAACGTCAACAAAATGGCGAACCTGCTCAAGAAAGAGTTCGGTATCAAGAAGGGCGACCGCGTCGTCATCTATATGCCGATGATCCTCGAAGCGGCCTACGCCATGCTGGCGTGTACGCGTATCGGTGCGATCCACTCCATCGTCTTCGGCGGGTTCTCCGCGGAAGCGCTGCGCGACCGTGTCATCGACGCCGAGGCGAAGCTCGTCATCACGGCCGACGGCGCCTTCCGCAAGGACAAGCCGTACATGCTCAAGCCGGTCGTCGACAAAGCGCTGGAATCGGGCTGCGAATGCGTCGAGAAGGTCCTCGTCGTTCAGCGCAACGGCGAGGATGTCGAATGGAAAGCGGGCCGTGACTACTCCTATAACGAGATGATCGACCAGCAGTCCGCCGTCTGCGAAAGCGAACCGATGGACGCGGAAGACCCGATGTTCCTGCTCTACACCTCCGGTTCCACGGGCAAACCGAAGGGGGTCCAGCACAACACGGCCGGCTACATCCTCTGGGCACAGATGACGATGGAGTGGGTCTTCGACGTCAAAGAGAACGACACTTACTGGTGTACGGCGGACATCGGCTGGATCACCGGCCACACCTACATCGTCTACGGCCCGCTCGCGATGGGCGCGACGACGCTGATGTTCGAAGGGGTCCCGACCTATCCGGACGCGGGACGCCCGTGGAAAATGGTCGAAGAGTACAAGATCAACCAGTTCTACACGGCGCCGACGGCGATCCGCGTCCTGCACAAGACGGGTGCGGAAGAGCCGAAGAAGTACGACCTCTCCAGCCTGAAGGTCCTCGGTACCGTCGGCGAGCCGATCGACCCGCCGGCGTGGAAGTGGTACTACGAGGAGATCGGCGGGAGCAAATGCGCCATCGTCGACACCTACTGGCAGACGGAAACGGGCGGCCACATCGTCACGCCGCTGCCGGGGGCGACGCCGATCAAACCGGCCTGTGCCACCCTGCCGCTGCCGGGCATCATGGGCGAGATCCTCGACCCGCAGACCGGTAAAAAAGTCGGTGCCGGCGAGAGCGGCTACATGTGTGTCACCAAGCCGTGGCCGTCGATGATCCGCGGCGTCTGGGGAGACCCGGAGCGTTTCGTGAAGTCCTACTTCGGCGACGTCAAGAAAGACGGCGAGCCGGTCTACTTCACCGGAGACGGCGCGAACTACGACGAGGACGGTTACATCACCATCACGGGCCGTACGGACGACGTCATCAACGTCTCCGGCCACCGTATGGGAACGGCCGAGGTCGAAGCGGCGTGTAAGAAACACTCCAACGTCGCCGAAGTCGCCGTCGTCGGCAAGCCGCACGATATCAAGGGTGAGTCCATCTTTGCTTATATCGTCCTCAAAGGTGAGGAGAGCATGGCTGAAGACGTCGAGATGAGCAAAGAGATCAACAATGTCATCAAAACGGAGATCGGCAACATCGCCGTCTGTGACGACATCGCCTTCGTTCCGGGCCTGCCGAAGACCCGTTCGGGCAAGATCATGCGCCGCATCCTCCGCTCTATCGCCAAGGGCGAGGCGATCACCCAGGATACATCGACACTCGAAGACCCCAGTGTCGTCGAGAAGATCCAGGAAGTCGTCAACGCCTGCCGCGTATAA
- a CDS encoding diguanylate cyclase — translation MYRINREKLQAIIQELDQAMYNHSQWYQNIIRSLVCRLPFDHRDLADDAHRQCTFGQWYYHCSDAEIQQNKTFQSIRTEHRQTHQFVQKLLQASEKNKPVLPIDYDNFANAVERLRLNMQTLKYELEETLYNRDPLTGVSNRISMLSDLRKQMELIERHVETTVIAILDLDHFKQVNDSYGHPMGDTVLSEIAAFILQHLRAYDSIYRYGGEEFLIMMPHSDLDTATAIIERIREGVGNVRTRSSGGEPISVTVSAGLTQLREHQSIEAAIQSADKALYDAKLLGRNRVVVASS, via the coding sequence ATGTACCGTATCAACAGGGAGAAGCTCCAGGCCATTATCCAGGAACTGGACCAGGCCATGTACAATCACAGCCAATGGTACCAGAACATCATCCGTTCCCTCGTCTGCCGCCTCCCCTTCGATCACCGGGACCTGGCCGATGACGCCCACCGCCAATGCACGTTCGGCCAGTGGTACTATCACTGTAGCGACGCCGAAATCCAGCAGAACAAGACCTTCCAGTCCATCCGCACCGAACACCGTCAGACCCACCAGTTTGTCCAGAAACTCCTGCAGGCCTCGGAAAAGAACAAACCGGTGCTGCCCATCGACTACGACAACTTCGCCAACGCCGTCGAGCGGCTGCGCCTGAACATGCAGACGCTCAAATACGAGCTCGAAGAGACCCTCTACAACCGCGATCCGCTCACCGGGGTCAGCAACCGTATCAGCATGCTCAGCGACCTGCGCAAACAGATGGAGCTGATCGAGCGCCACGTCGAGACGACGGTGATCGCCATTCTCGACCTTGACCACTTCAAACAGGTCAACGACAGCTACGGCCACCCGATGGGTGACACGGTCCTCTCCGAAATCGCGGCGTTTATTCTGCAGCACCTGCGCGCGTACGACAGCATCTACCGCTACGGCGGCGAGGAGTTCCTGATCATGATGCCCCACTCCGATCTCGACACGGCTACCGCCATCATCGAACGTATCCGCGAGGGCGTCGGAAACGTCCGGACACGCAGCAGCGGCGGCGAACCGATCAGCGTCACCGTTTCGGCCGGCCTGACGCAGCTACGCGAACACCAGAGCATCGAAGCCGCCATCCAGAGTGCCGACAAGGCCCTTTACGATGCGAAGCTGCTGGGGCGCAACCGGGTGGTCGTCGCGTCTTCATAA
- a CDS encoding DUF3147 family protein: MYYYIVKIITTTLLIVAISEISKRSTLIGSILASIPLVSVLAMIWLYIDTGDTQKVTELSYSIFWLVIPSLALFLSLILLLKRGVGFYPGMALSIVVTVLAYYLMITLLEKFGIKL; the protein is encoded by the coding sequence ATGTATTACTACATCGTCAAAATCATCACCACGACGCTGCTGATCGTCGCGATCTCCGAAATCTCCAAGCGGAGCACCCTCATAGGGAGTATCCTCGCTTCGATCCCTCTGGTCTCGGTCCTGGCGATGATCTGGCTCTATATCGATACCGGCGATACCCAAAAAGTGACGGAGCTCTCCTACAGCATATTCTGGCTGGTTATCCCTTCGCTGGCACTTTTTCTCTCCCTGATACTGCTGCTCAAGCGGGGAGTGGGATTTTATCCGGGCATGGCGCTTTCGATCGTCGTGACCGTTCTGGCCTACTATCTGATGATCACACTTCTGGAGAAGTTTGGCATCAAGCTGTAG
- a CDS encoding 3'-5' exonuclease: MFGAWRRKRNRKRLKDEAYAFLFEPYDGDEVVVFDTETTGLDPRKDEVISIGAVKVKGNRILTSETFEVYLKTDRPIPAESIEVHGIRPCDLEYALSPPEGIERFLQFIGPRPLAGYYLEFDVAMINRYVKPWLGVELPNPKIEVSGLYFDKKNFGIPQGNIDLRFDTILANLGVPPMGRHNAVNDAIMTAMIFIKLNNTIKLKTGERT; encoded by the coding sequence ATGTTCGGGGCGTGGCGCAGAAAACGGAACCGCAAGAGGCTCAAGGACGAGGCATACGCCTTTTTGTTCGAGCCCTATGACGGTGACGAGGTGGTCGTTTTCGACACGGAGACGACGGGGCTCGATCCCAGGAAAGACGAGGTGATCTCCATCGGCGCGGTGAAGGTGAAAGGCAACCGGATCCTCACCTCCGAGACCTTCGAGGTCTACCTCAAAACGGACAGGCCCATCCCGGCGGAGAGCATCGAGGTGCACGGTATCAGGCCCTGCGACCTTGAGTATGCGCTCTCTCCGCCGGAGGGGATTGAAAGGTTCCTGCAGTTTATCGGCCCGCGGCCGCTGGCAGGGTATTATCTGGAGTTTGACGTGGCGATGATCAACCGCTACGTCAAACCCTGGCTCGGGGTGGAGCTTCCCAACCCGAAAATAGAGGTTTCGGGCCTTTACTTTGACAAAAAAAATTTCGGGATTCCGCAAGGAAACATTGATTTACGCTTTGATACAATCCTTGCCAACCTGGGAGTGCCCCCGATGGGGCGGCATAACGCCGTCAACGACGCGATCATGACGGCAATGATCTTTATAAAATTGAACAATACGATTAAACTCAAAACAGGAGAGAGAACATGA